The DNA window CTCCAGCACCAACTTTGTCTACAGTCTGAGTTGGGGCCGGGGGATTTTTAAAAATCCCCCGGCCCCAACTGACTATCCGCAGTATTTTGCCATATCTTCTTCAAAATGCCGGATCTGGGTTTCCAGAGAATCCCGCTCAGCCTCGGTAAGGTTTTCTTCAATGGCGGTCAGATCCTGGCGGATCTTCTCTGGATTATAGGGTACTTCCAGAGCAAAATCGCTGTAGGCCCGGATTTTCTGGAAATACATATTCGTATCGGGCTCTTCCTGGCCCTGGCGGCACATCTGGTACATGGTCACGCTGTCGGCGGCATCAGTATCGGTACATGGTTTGCAGATCCATTTTCCCATATAGTAATAGCGCCCGCTGATTTCATAGATAAAGCCGGAAAGTGTCAATAAATGTTCTGTCAGCATATGTATGACCTCCTTTTCTAGTTACACAGTAGCAGAAATAGAATAGAAAAGCAAGGCGCCTGAAGGGAATGATGAAGTAAACGAATTGTCAGTTGAAATGAAAAAGATCGTCCCCAAAATGATGTGACTTCAGACTTGTTTTCTTAATCATACAACTGGCGTTTCTTTTTTTCAAGATTATAGATTCCCGATCTGTTCCCGGATGGCAAGGATCTTACGTACGGTGGAATTTCCAGCCAGAGTCCCATGCAAAGCCTCCGCATACCGCTGTACCTCTCTCTGTTTCGTTGTATACTTTTTCCTCTGTGGTTCATCGATCATTCCGTCTGTCCCTGTTGCCGCACATGTTTCCAGCTCCCGCTTCCTTCGGTAATTCACAAGGTCAATCACTTTTTCCCGTCCATAATTACGGATAAAACAACGCAGCTTGCACATCCGGTCTGAACCCGTCTCACTCCATCCCATAGGTCTTGAACTCATCCGCTCAGATAAAACGCTGCTCACATGTCCTTCCGCGCTGCATCCCAGCACATGCTTATCATGGAATGCCCTCTGGATATACTCCCAGTTTCCAACAAGATACGTCCTGCAGTCTTCTACCGCGCGGTCGCTCCCTTCACAATGGTTCCGGATCCGGGTCAGGAGCTTTTTGGCTGCCAGAAGCTTATTTTTATAAATATACTTATAGAACCGTCCTTTTGTGACCCCTTCTTCATCCAGCATATACCCGGCTACCCGGTTGATATATTTCATCAGATGAAACCGGTCTGCCACGAGTCTGCTTTTACCTACATAGTTGGCAGCCGCACGGATCCAGCTCCCGCCATCGCTGTTGATATAAACACATTTCAGTACGTCCAGATCATAGTGCCGCCGGATATAAGCATCTACAGATTCCCACAGGGCGGCATTCTGATCCGATCCCGCATAAAGTCCTCCAAAATAGAACGGTGAGATCAGCTTTCTCCTGCCATTGCAGATCTCTTCTTTTCCTTCAAAGAGATAGACCAGCTTGCCGATAAAGCATCCCTGTTCATATCCATCTTTCTGCCGATGGATATGATCCTCATCCGCTTCGATATAAAGGTATTCGCAGGCCTTCTTTTCCTTTGGCGGTTCTTCCATCTCCGGGATCTCTTTTTCGATGGAGTGGACTTTGTTCATTACCGTCGTCTTTGTGATCGTCTGCCCATTTGTCTTTATTGATTCCGCGGCATGCTGGTAAGAATGGACTTCCGCTTCATTCAAAAGCTTTGCTTCTGCCGCTGCTGTAAATCTTTCTCTATCCGGCAGGTGCATCAGTTCATCCAGGAGGCACCGGATCTTTCCTGTCTGGTCTTTATACAGGGTATGCGTAAAGGTAATATCTCCTACAATGGAGATCAATGTCCTCTGTCTGCTCCGCTGCACAGTATAATTGTCCTTGCGTATCCCGCTGTCACGGATCATCTGGTCGGCATTCGTCAGTGCCAGACCGATAAAATCTGCCGCCATCTGATTACTCAGACTGCTGACCGTTTCCTCAAAAGTGGTAAATGAATCCAGGTGTTCCAGAAATTTCTCTTCCGCATTAAGTAAACCACTGACAAGAGTATTGATTAATGTTATAATATCCATGAGTATTGGACTCCTTTCGGTTTTTGTTTTTTTCGTCGAAATCATTATACCTCAAGGAACCAATACTCTTTTCATTTATTTTTTGTCAACTGACTATTTCTTTACTCCAACGAAGGGAATCACCTTTTGGAAATACTCACATATATTGAAGGTAGTATCGTATCGAAGGGAGCAGCTTTGATTATGCCTGACAATGAGAGAACCAGAGAAGGGGAGGATATTATGATCCTTCCTGAATATCCAGATATGGGAATCCCGGAAACAGATCCGCAGGAGGATGTGCCCGCCTCTCCTTATCCAGATCCAGACAATCCGTTTCCAACGCCGTCCCTGCCAGGGAAGCCCCCCGCCCCCCAGCGTCCGCCTGCGGACAGTACGCCGTCTTTGCCGGGAAATGGAGGAACTGGAACCGGACAGTGGCCGCCCATTACCATTTACCCGATCCCGATCCTGCCCAGTCCCCAGGGAAACCGGAGAAGGTATTGCACTATCCGGTTTCTGAATGCGGCGGTAGGATATGACAGGATCCATATTTCCTTGGGAAATCAAAGGATGGTAAACAGCCTTGGCTATGGAGAACTGACGTCCTACTTTATTGAACGCTCAGGGTTTCGGGACATCCGTGTGATGGACGGGATGAATCAGGGCAGCCTGCTGTCTGTTGATACGTTTCTGCTTGCGGAAAATGAAACGTACACAGCGGCGTTTGTAAATGGGGTAAATGGGCCCTCGATGTATCTGATGACAGATTATTCCTGCGCGGACCGCTATCAGAGGACTTCCTGCGTGCGGGTGGCGAATCTGTCTTATAACGCCCAGACGCTGGATGTGTCGGCGCAAAAAGGAGAGGTGCGGTTTGAAGACCTTACCTTTAAAACGGTGTCCACATATAAAAGGGTCCTCAGCGGCAATCAAGAGTTTGTGGTGACGGATGCTATCAGCGGCATTATGATATTCCATGTAAGACAGCAGATCCAGGCGGATCGGGCATATACTATGTATATTATTGGAAATGCTTACGGAACGCCGCCTCTTGAGGGGATTTTCGGCGAGAACTATTCCAGGCTGGAGGGATAGGTTGACAATAACGCTTGTTTATGGTATTGTACTTCTTGATCAGTTTAGAATCGGGAGTGTGAAATTTTCCATGGACGAGAGTGCCGAAGACGACACTGAAACAGTCTGTTGTATGTATTTATATTGTTTATACAGAGGTATAGCCTGTACTCGGATACGAATATAGGCTGTACCTTTTTGCGTCTATTTTGATCAAACATAGAAAATGGAGGAAGAAAGAAAATTATGATAGGTTCAATTCTGTTGCAGGTTGTATTGATTTTCCTGAATGCAACCTTTGCGAGCGCGGAGATCGCGGTGATCTCCAT is part of the Lachnospiraceae bacterium KGMB03038 genome and encodes:
- a CDS encoding DUF4397 domain-containing protein: MPDNERTREGEDIMILPEYPDMGIPETDPQEDVPASPYPDPDNPFPTPSLPGKPPAPQRPPADSTPSLPGNGGTGTGQWPPITIYPIPILPSPQGNRRRYCTIRFLNAAVGYDRIHISLGNQRMVNSLGYGELTSYFIERSGFRDIRVMDGMNQGSLLSVDTFLLAENETYTAAFVNGVNGPSMYLMTDYSCADRYQRTSCVRVANLSYNAQTLDVSAQKGEVRFEDLTFKTVSTYKRVLSGNQEFVVTDAISGIMIFHVRQQIQADRAYTMYIIGNAYGTPPLEGIFGENYSRLEG
- a CDS encoding ISLre2 family transposase — its product is MISTKKTKTERSPILMDIITLINTLVSGLLNAEEKFLEHLDSFTTFEETVSSLSNQMAADFIGLALTNADQMIRDSGIRKDNYTVQRSRQRTLISIVGDITFTHTLYKDQTGKIRCLLDELMHLPDRERFTAAAEAKLLNEAEVHSYQHAAESIKTNGQTITKTTVMNKVHSIEKEIPEMEEPPKEKKACEYLYIEADEDHIHRQKDGYEQGCFIGKLVYLFEGKEEICNGRRKLISPFYFGGLYAGSDQNAALWESVDAYIRRHYDLDVLKCVYINSDGGSWIRAAANYVGKSRLVADRFHLMKYINRVAGYMLDEEGVTKGRFYKYIYKNKLLAAKKLLTRIRNHCEGSDRAVEDCRTYLVGNWEYIQRAFHDKHVLGCSAEGHVSSVLSERMSSRPMGWSETGSDRMCKLRCFIRNYGREKVIDLVNYRRKRELETCAATGTDGMIDEPQRKKYTTKQREVQRYAEALHGTLAGNSTVRKILAIREQIGNL